Proteins encoded together in one Variovorax paradoxus EPS window:
- the sugE gene encoding quaternary ammonium compound efflux SMR transporter SugE: protein MAWVVLLVAGLLEMGWAIGLKYTEGFTKFWPSVGTVISMILSVVLLGWAMRSLPVGTAYAVWTGIGAVGTVILGIVLFHEPANAARLACVGLIVAGILGLKLTSPA from the coding sequence ATGGCCTGGGTCGTATTGCTGGTGGCTGGTCTGCTTGAAATGGGATGGGCCATCGGCCTCAAGTACACCGAAGGATTCACGAAGTTCTGGCCCTCGGTCGGCACTGTGATCTCGATGATTCTCAGCGTGGTGCTGCTGGGCTGGGCGATGCGCTCGCTGCCCGTGGGCACGGCCTACGCGGTGTGGACCGGCATCGGCGCCGTGGGCACGGTGATCCTGGGCATCGTGCTGTTCCACGAGCCGGCCAATGCGGCGCGGCTCGCGTGCGTGGGGTTGATCGTCGCGGGCATCCTCGGGCTCAAGCTCACGAGCCCCGCCTGA
- a CDS encoding HPP family protein, producing MRLSAVLTYARAWLPGRTTVDMRERLRAVCGAAIGLFVTAVLCRWLAGPLGSAVWLIAPLGASAVLVFAVPASPLAQPWSVIGGNTLSAVVGIASVSFIPDPALAAAIAVAGAIGVMFFARCLHPPGGAAALLAVLTHTTHFSSALFPFFTNSLLLVLAGVAYNSLTGRRYPHVQVAQPPRADARFSQADIDAVLARYNQVLDISRDDLESLIQQTELESYKRRLGTLDCGDIMSPNPISVEFGTPLQEAWALMHEKRIKALPVTDRTRRVVGIVTQADFFRQLDLQHHEGIAGRLRDLIRATRTVVSNKPEVVGQIMTRQVRVASAERPVVDLVPLFSEGGHHHIPIIDGEKRLTGMITQSDFVRALYRAVRPEN from the coding sequence ATGCGGCTCTCCGCAGTCCTGACCTACGCGCGCGCCTGGCTGCCAGGCCGCACCACCGTCGACATGCGCGAGCGCCTGCGCGCCGTGTGCGGCGCGGCCATCGGCCTCTTCGTCACCGCGGTGCTCTGCCGCTGGCTGGCGGGGCCGCTGGGCAGCGCGGTGTGGCTGATCGCGCCGCTGGGCGCGAGCGCCGTGCTGGTGTTCGCGGTGCCTGCAAGCCCGCTCGCGCAGCCCTGGTCGGTGATCGGCGGCAACACGCTGTCGGCGGTGGTCGGCATCGCGAGCGTGAGCTTCATTCCCGACCCGGCCCTCGCCGCCGCCATCGCGGTGGCCGGCGCCATCGGCGTGATGTTCTTTGCGCGCTGCCTGCACCCGCCGGGCGGCGCCGCGGCGCTGCTCGCGGTGCTTACGCACACCACGCATTTCTCGTCGGCGCTCTTTCCGTTCTTCACCAATTCGCTGCTGCTGGTGCTGGCCGGCGTGGCCTACAACTCGCTCACCGGCCGGCGCTATCCGCATGTGCAGGTGGCGCAGCCGCCGCGCGCGGACGCCCGCTTCAGCCAGGCCGACATCGATGCGGTGCTGGCCCGCTACAACCAGGTGCTGGACATCAGCCGCGACGACCTCGAATCGCTGATCCAGCAGACCGAGCTCGAGTCGTACAAGCGGCGCCTGGGCACGCTCGATTGCGGCGACATCATGTCGCCCAACCCGATCTCGGTGGAGTTCGGCACACCGCTGCAGGAGGCTTGGGCGCTGATGCACGAGAAGCGCATCAAGGCGCTGCCGGTGACCGACCGCACGCGCCGCGTGGTGGGCATCGTCACGCAGGCCGACTTCTTCCGGCAGCTCGACCTGCAGCACCACGAAGGCATCGCGGGCCGGCTGCGCGACCTCATCCGCGCGACGCGCACCGTGGTGTCGAACAAGCCCGAGGTGGTCGGCCAGATCATGACGCGGCAGGTGCGCGTGGCCAGCGCCGAGCGGCCGGTGGTCGACCTCGTGCCGCTCTTCTCGGAAGGCGGCCACCACCATATCCCCATCATCGATGGTGAAAAGCGTCTCACCGGCATGATCACGCAGTCCGATTTCGTGCGCGCCCTCTACCGTGCCGTGCGGCCGGAGAACTGA
- a CDS encoding tripartite tricarboxylate transporter substrate binding protein: MTPNLFPMNRRAMLGLGAGAAALAAFPALAQGSDKPIRFILPISAGSGVDNIVRAASVALGKAFGQPVVVENMPGAGGITGTAAIVKAAPDGLTLGMVSNNHVINPSVFKKMPFDAINDITPISVVGATPLVLMVNPKLPAKNVKELVALLRAKPEGYNYASSGNGTIIHLAGEMFMDEAGVKARHIPYKGTGPMVTDMMAGQVEIGVVALPAVQQHIKSGALRAIGVCGPARSPAAPDIPTIAEQGLPNYAVEGWFAVIGPPKMQAADIKRVHDAVAAAYTSAEVREAMDKQGNVIKPTSPEEAASYFRSEAARYAALVKKANVVLE; the protein is encoded by the coding sequence ATGACCCCGAACCTTTTTCCGATGAACCGCCGCGCGATGCTGGGCTTGGGCGCTGGCGCCGCGGCGCTCGCCGCATTCCCCGCGCTCGCGCAGGGCTCCGACAAACCGATCCGCTTCATCCTGCCGATCAGCGCGGGCTCGGGCGTGGACAACATCGTGCGCGCCGCCTCGGTGGCGCTCGGCAAGGCCTTCGGCCAGCCGGTGGTGGTCGAGAACATGCCGGGCGCGGGTGGCATCACCGGCACCGCGGCCATCGTCAAGGCGGCGCCCGACGGGCTCACGCTGGGCATGGTGTCGAACAACCATGTGATCAATCCGAGCGTGTTCAAGAAGATGCCGTTCGACGCGATCAACGACATCACGCCGATCAGCGTGGTGGGCGCGACGCCGCTGGTGCTGATGGTGAATCCGAAGCTGCCCGCCAAGAACGTGAAGGAGCTCGTGGCGCTGCTGCGCGCCAAGCCCGAGGGCTACAACTACGCCTCGTCGGGCAACGGCACCATCATCCACCTGGCCGGCGAGATGTTCATGGACGAGGCCGGCGTGAAGGCGCGGCACATTCCGTACAAGGGCACCGGCCCGATGGTGACCGACATGATGGCGGGGCAGGTCGAGATCGGCGTGGTCGCGCTGCCCGCGGTGCAGCAGCACATCAAGAGCGGCGCGCTGCGCGCCATCGGCGTGTGCGGACCCGCGCGCTCGCCGGCTGCGCCGGACATTCCGACGATCGCGGAGCAGGGCCTGCCGAACTACGCGGTCGAAGGCTGGTTCGCGGTGATCGGCCCGCCGAAGATGCAGGCGGCCGACATCAAGCGCGTGCACGACGCCGTGGCGGCCGCCTACACCAGCGCCGAGGTGCGCGAGGCGATGGACAAGCAGGGCAACGTCATCAAGCCCACTTCGCCCGAGGAAGCCGCGAGCTACTTCCGCAGCGAGGCCGCGCGCTATGCGGCGCTCGTGAAGAAGGCGAACGTGGTGCTGGAATAA